ACGAGCCGGAACGGGCGAGGCCGATGCCCGCACCCCAACCATGGTAGGGACCGCGCGGCTCAGCCGGTCGCGATTCGGCGAGTTCGATGACGCCGCAGGCGGGTCCAAGGCGTTGCATCCGTTGCGAACCCGCACTCGATGCAGACTTGCGCTTGATGAAAGGTGTTGGGGAGCTTGGAGTTACGGGAGGCTTCGTTCCACGTGAATCATTGGGATGCCGAAACGACGTGCGCGGTCAGTCGGGGTGCGGGAGGGACTGGCGGTAACTGGTCTCGATCTGCTCGCGGAGGTGCTTTTCCGTATGCCGGATGGCGGGGCCGATGAAAGCCTTGATCACTCGATCGAGGAAGCGGCCTGCGAAACCACCGGGGACTCGGTAGTCGGCGGTGGCGCTGACCTTCGTGGTGTCCGGGCTCAGCGCCGCGAAGTCCCAGCGGATCGTTCCTGCGATGCCCTTGATGGCCCGCATGGTGACCCGGGAGCCGTCGATCCATTCGGTGGTGTCGGCACGCAGGTGCAGAGTGGTGGGGCCGAGATGCAGTGCGGTGTCGAAAACCGCTCCGACACCGGAGGTTTGGTCACCGACCGGGGTGAAGTGCCGGATGCCGAACATCCATTTCGGGACGTTGCGATAGTCCGCGACGTAGGTGAAGGTGAAGTCCACCGGCGCTTTACACGCCGCGCTGTG
This genomic stretch from Nocardia brasiliensis ATCC 700358 harbors:
- a CDS encoding SRPBCC family protein; this encodes MGHVEHSAACKAPVDFTFTYVADYRNVPKWMFGIRHFTPVGDQTSGVGAVFDTALHLGPTTLHLRADTTEWIDGSRVTMRAIKGIAGTIRWDFAALSPDTTKVSATADYRVPGGFAGRFLDRVIKAFIGPAIRHTEKHLREQIETSYRQSLPHPD